Part of the Pseudarthrobacter sp. NBSH8 genome is shown below.
AGGGCGGCATCATCGACATGGGCGTGGAGCACGGCATTATCAAGAAGTCGGGTTCGTGGTTCACGTACGACGGCGACCAGCTGGGCCAGGGCATGGAGAACTCCCGCAGGTTCCTGCGAGACAACCCGGAGCTGGCGACCGAACTGGAACGCTTGATCAAGGAGAAGCTTGGTGTCGGGGTAGTCAAGCCCGCCGAAGACGAAGCCAAAGACACACCGAAGCTGAAGGCTGTTGACGGCTTCTAGGAACGCCCCTGACCTGACGGCCGGTCAGAGCGCCGGATGGCGTGCGGCCGGGCAGGACGCCGGATCGGGGCGACGGCAGCGGAGACGGGGCGGCGAACGCCCCGGCTTCGGGCCGGATGGGCCAGTTCCGGATGCTGCCGTCGCAGCCGATGCAAACGCAGACGCCGAACCGGATCCCGCATCCGTGGCGCGGGCCATCGTGCTCCGGCAGCTGACCAGTTCGGCCAAGAGCCGGCTGCAGCTGGCGCGGAAACTGGCCGAGCGGAACATCCCGGAGGATGTGGCGGAAGCCGTGCTGGACCGCTTCCAGGAGGTCCGCCTCATTGACGACGCTGAGTTCGCCGACATGTGGGTGCGCAGCCGTTCGCAGTCCCGGAAGCTCGCCAAAGGGGCCCTCCGGCGCGAGCTGGCGGACAAGGGGATTGACGCGGATACCGCCGCCGTCGCGCTGGAACAGCTTTCCGACGCCGATGAGGAAGTGGCTGCCCGGCTCCTGGTGGAACGCAAGCTCCGGGCAGGCACGGATTTGTCGGACCGCGCCGAGCGGGACAAGATCACCCGGCGGTTGGCGTCCATGCTGGGCCGCAAGGGCTATCAGCGGTCGCAGGCGTTCCGGATCGTCGGAGAAGTGCTCGACGCACAGGCGGAGACCCAAACGGGCGCACCGGACGGCCCGCTGGACTCATAGGCCGCCGAAGCGGTTCCTCAGCCGATCCGGCAGCCAGGGCGATCCAGCAACCTGAGCGACCCGCTACCCTTAACAGGTGAGTTTGACCATTCCTTCCCCCGCATCCGGTACCGCCCCGTCAGCCGACCCTGCCCTTCAGCAGCCCCGTACCTATCAGGTACGAACCTTCGGCTGCCAGATGAATGTGCACGATTCGGAGCGGATGGCAGGCATGCTCGAGGCCGCGGGCTACGTGCCGGCCAGTGGCGAGCAAGCCGACGTCGTGGTGTTCAACACCTGCGCGGTACGGGAAAACGCGGACAACAAGCTCTACGGCAACCTGGGCATGCTGGCGCCCGTCAAGGCCGCCAACCCGGGGATGCAGATCGCCGTCGGCGGCTGCCTGGCGCAGAAGGACCGGGAGACCATCCTCAAGAAGGCTCCCTGGGTGGACGCTGTCTTCGGCACTCACAACGTCGGGGCGCTCCCGGTACTGTTGGACCGGGCCCGGCACAATAACGAAGCCCAGCTGGAGATCCTCGAATCCCTGGATGTTTTCCCCTCCACCCTGCCCACCAAGCGTGATTCGGTCTATTCCGGCTGGGTGTCCATCTCGGTCGGCTGCAACAACACCTGCACGTTCTGCATCGTCCCGGCCCTGCGCGGGAAGGAAAAGGACCGCCGCCCGGGGGACATCCTTGCGGAAATCCAGGCCCTGGTAGATGACGGCGCCATCGAAGTCACCCTGCTGGGCCAAAACGTGAACTCCTACGGCGTGGAGTTCGGTGACCGGCAGGCGTTCTCCAAACTCCTGCGCGCGTGCGGGGAAATTGAAGGCCTGGAACGGGTCCGCTTCACAAGTCCCCACCCAGCAGCCTTCACCGAGGACGTCATTGACGCCATGGCCGAAACCCCCAATGTCATGCCGCAGCTGCACATGCCGCTGCAGTCCGGATCCGACAAAGTCCTGAAGGACATGAAACGGTCCTACCGGTCCACCAAATTCCTCGGCATCCTGGACAAAGTCCGCGAGAAGATCCCGCACGCCGCCATCTCTACTGACATCATTGTCGGCTTCCCCGGCGAAACCGAGGAAGACTTCCAGGCCACCCTCGACGTTGTGGAGCAGTCGCGCTTCGCCACCGCTTTCACGTTCCAGTACTCGAAGCGTCCGGGTACCCCGGCCGCGGACCTGCCGGACCAGCTTCCCAAGGCCGTGGTCCAGGAGCGATTTGAACGCCTGACCGCACTGCAGGACAGGATTGCCGCCGAAGAGAACGCCACGCAGCTTGGCCGCCGGGTAGAGGTGATGGTCACTGCCCATTCAGGGCGCAAGTCCGAGGAAACCCACAGGCTGTCCGGCCGGTCCCAGGACCAGCGGCTGGTGCACTTCTCCGTTCCCGAGGGGGCAGAGACGCCGCGTCCCGGGGACCTGGTCACCGTGACCATCACCGAAGCTGCAGCCTTCCACCTCGTGGCCGACCCCTCTGTGCAGGACTACAGCCTGCGGCGCTCCCGCGCGGGGGACGCCTGGGACAGGTCCCAGGCCGACTCGTGCGGGGCTCCCGCGCCGGCTGCCGCAGGCGGCGCCGGCCGGAGCGGGGTCTCGCTGGGTATGCCCACGCTGCCGGTCCGGAGCCGCTGACCGGTGGCCCAGCCTCCGGTCATTGCCGTTGTTGGTCCCACGGGGTCAGGAAAGTCCGATCTATCCGTGAACCTTGCCCTGGAACTGGATGGCGAGGTCATCAACGCAGATGCCATGCAGTTCTATCGCGGGATGGACATAGGCACCGCCAAGATCACGCCGGCAGAACGCAAGGGCGTTCCCCATCACCTTCTGGACATCCTGGACGTCACGGAGGAGGCCAGCGTTTCAGTCTTCCAGCAGCAGGCCCGGAGCATCGTCAGCGGTATCCACGCACGCGGCAAGCGCGCCATTCTGGCGGGCGGTTCGGGTCTCTACGTTCGGGCTGCCCTCGACATCCTCGAATTCCCCGGCACAGATCCTGTCCTCCGGGGGCAGCTTGAGGCTGAGCTCGAGGAAGTCGGCCGGGATGTCCTCCTGGCGCGGCTCGGGGACGTGGACCCGGTGTCAGCGGCCCGTGTCTCCGATTCGCGCCGGATAATCAGGGCGCTCGAAGTCCACGAGCTCACCGGCCGGCCGTTCAGCTCCTTTATGCCCCAGCGGGAGTATTTCCAGCCTGCTGTCCAGATCGGGCTGGCGGTGGACCGAGACGTCCTCCGTGAACGGCTGGCCCAGCGCGTCCACACCATGGTGGACCAGGGGCTGCTGGCGGAAGTGCGCCGCCTGGATGCGGCCGGTCTGCGCGGCGGCAAGACTGCGCCGCGGGCCCTGGGCTATGCCCAGTTCCTGAAAGTGCTCGACGGCGGCTCAACAGTTGCCGAGGCAGCCGAGGACACCATCGTGGCCACCCGGCAGTTCGCCAGGCGTCAGCTCACGTGGTTCCGTGCCGATCCCCGCATCGGCTGGCTGGACTGGCGGGCGCCGGACCTTGCGGCCCAGGCCGTGGCTCTCAGCCGGTAATCTAGGACCATGGACGCAACCCCCGAAGAGACCACAGAGCCCGCCTTCCGCCCCCTGGGCGGACTCCGCTTCTCCAAGGGACACGGAACAGGCAACGACTTTGTGCTGATCGCTGACCCCGACGGCGTTCATACCATCGACGCGGGCCAGGTGGCGGCCCTCTGCGACCGTCACCGCGGAATCGGCGGCGACGGCCTGATCCGGGCCGTCCCGTCCCGGTACCTCTCCGAAGGCCGCGAACTCCTGCTCAGCAGCCCCGAGGCGGAGTGGTTCATGGACTACCGCAACGGCGACGGGTCCCTGTCGGAAATGTGCGGCAACGGGGTCCGTGTTTTTGTACACTTTCTGCGTGCCGAGGGACTGGTAGACCTGCCCGACGGCGGCGTACTCACCATCGGGACACGCGGCGGCGTCAAGACCGTGGTCCGGACAGGCGACAGCTATGCGGTGGACATGGGGCCGTGGGAATTCATTTTCCCCGGCGACGCGACCGCCAAAGCCATGGATTCGCTGGTCACCGCGGACGGCCTGGAAGTGCCCCGCCCGGCCCTGTCCGTCAGCATGGGCAACCCGCATACCGTGGTGGCGCTTGCTGAACTGTCCGAACTGGAATCCACCAGGCTTTACACGGCTCCGCAGGTCGATCCGGTGCCCGCCAATGGAACCAACGTCGAATTCGTCGTGCCTGCTGAACCCCTGGTCCACAACGGGACCGGCACGGTCACCATGCGCGTCCATGAGCGGGGCGTTGGAGAAACCCAGTCCTGCGGCACAGGTGCGTGCGCGGCCGCAGTGGCCATCCGGCACTGGGCAGGGGCGGAAGCACCGGACTCCTGGCAGGTCAACGTGCCGGGCGGCGTCGTGGGAGTCAAATTCTTCGCCGGGGCCGGCGGGCGCGAGCACGTCGAGCTCAGCGGGCCCGCCGTCATTGTGGCTACTGGAACGCTTTCCTGACCCGAAGGATCCGGAAGGACTTGGACGTGGACTCCCGGCTGACGGTGAACGATGAATCCAGTTCCGTCGAGAGCCAGCGCTGAAGCGAATCCGAGCCCAGGTTCTTTTGGACCACCAGCCACGCGGAGCCGCCCGGCGCCAGCCGGGGCAGCCACATCTTCAGGAGGCTGTGGAGTTCATCCTTGCCGATCCGGATGGGTGGGTTGGACCAGATCGTGTCGAAGCGCAGCTCCGGGTCCACGGCGTCAGGAGTGCTGGCCAGCACGTTGCCCAGGCTCAGCAGGGCCGCATTCTCGGTGGTCAGCGTGATGCAGCGTTCATTGACATCCACCGCGTACACCTTGGCATGCGGCGCGCGCAATGCGAGCGTCAGGGCAATGGGCCCCCAGCCGCAGCCGATGTCAAGGAGGTTGCCTGTGGGGTCCGGGGCCGGGACCTCGGCCAGGAGCACCGCCGTCCCCTTGTCAATACCGTCGGGACTGAAGATGCCGCCGGACGTCTGCAATGTGCGCGTCTCGCCGGCCAGTTCCACTGTGAGCGGTTTGCGGGCGAACGGCCCGGCGGGCGATGCGCTGAAATAGTGTGCGGACTCCATAACTGGCCAGATTAGTTGGCCGGGGTGGACAATGCGAAACCGCGGCCACCTCTTCTGCTAATCTTGAACCCATGTTCTTGATCTTCGAGTAGCCGGCACGGCCGGTGTCCCTCCCGGACGCCGCCTGTCCCGAAGCCGTGCCCCGCAGCGATGCAGGTATTAACCTTCCGCAAGTGCGCCACATGACAGGCCTTCGTAGCTGTTATGCCGCCGGGCAATACTCGAGTGATCTGCCGCTGCCGGTCCCTTGCAGTTTGCCCGCGCTTTCCACCACTCCCCGCATCTCCCGGATGCGCAGACTCCCTGCACGCCACGGTCCGGACCGGCGCGCGCAGCAGACCAGGAGGCCCGCATGACTGCAAGCCGTCAGCCCAGCGCGAATACTTCCCCACAGACCAACGATCCGCACTATTCTGAAAATGCCGAATCTTCAAAGGAGACCATGACCAGCCAGCCCAACACCGGTTCCGATCCAGCAGCCCAGGACATGAGTCCCGAGGAGATCCAAGCTGTCATCGACCGGATTCTCGCCAAGGACGTACCGGCCAGGAACCTCACCGCCGCAGACGGTGACAAAGCCGTGTTCGGCAGGGCTCAGGCGATTTCCCGCTTGGACGACGAACACACCAGCTACGACGGCGACCAGCAGGACCGGGAAGAACGCCGGGCACTACGGCGCGTGGCCGGTCTGTCCACCGAACTCGAAGATGTCACCGAAGTCGAATACCGGCAGCTGCGGCTCGAACGTGTGGTCCTGGCCGGGCTATGGTCCGAAGGCACCTTGGCGGACGCGGAAAATTCCCTGCGTGAACTTGCCGCCCTTGCTGAAACAGCAGGCTCGGAAGTCCTGGACGGTATGGTGCAGCGCCGTGCCAAACCGGACCCGGGCACGTTCCTCGGTTCCGGAAAGGCCCTTGAGCTCAAGGAAATCGTGATGGCCACCGGGGCTGACACGGTTGTGGTGGATGCCGAGTTGGCACCGTCCCAGCGCCGAAGCCTGGAGGACATCGTTAAGGTCAAGGTCATTGACCGCACGGCCCTGATCCTTGACATCTTCGCCCAGCACGCGAAGAGCCGTGAAGGCAAGGCCCAGGTGGAGTTGGCGCAGCTCGAATACCTCCTGCCACGCCTGCGCGGCTGGGGTGAGTCGATGTCCCGCCAGGCCGGTGGCCAGGTGGGCGGCGCCGGCGCCGGCATGGGTTCGCGCGGACCCGGTGAGACGAAAATCGAACTGGACCGTCGCCGGATCCGGACGCGCATGGCGAAACTGCGGCGCGAGATTGCGGCGATGAAGCCGGCACGGGAAACCAAGCGGGCCAACCGCCGTCGTAATTCAGTGCCTTCCGTTGCGATTGCCGGATACACGAACGCCGGGAAGTCATCGCTGCTGAACAGGCTGACCGACGCCGGTGTGCTGGTGGAGAACGCACTGTTCGCCACCCTGGATCCCACCGTGCGAAAGGCCGAAACCTCCGATGGCCTCGGCTACACCCTGGCGGACACCGTGGGTTTTGTGCGTTTACTGCCCACACAGTTGGTGGAGGCCTTCCGCTCCACGTTGGAGGAAGTGGCTGACGCGGATCTGATCCTGCACGTGGTGGACGTGTCCCATCCGGACCCGGAGGGCCAGATTGCCGCAGTCCGCAAGGTCTTCAGCGAAGTGGATGCCCGCAAGGTGCCGGAGATCATAGTCCTGAACAAGGCCGACGCCGCTGATCCGTTTGTAGTGGAGCGCCTTAAGCAGCGCGAGCCGCGCCACGTGGTGGTCTCGGCCCGCACCGGCCAGGGGATCGCCGAATTGCTGCAGGCCATCAGTGACGGGATTCCCCGGCCCGGCGTGAAGCTGGAACTCCTTATTCCCTACGACCGCGGTGACCTGATCAGCAAACTGCACGAGACCGACGCCGAGATCCTGAGCCTGGATCACGGCGAGCACGGTACCCGCGCTTTGGTGATGGTGCGTGAAGGCCTTGCGGCTGAACTGGAATCCTTCATCAACCATGACTGAGGTTGTGGCAGGGGAAGTCAAAGGTACGGCCGGCGAGCAGTTCGTGATCGAACTGCTCGACCGCGCCGTAACCGGCATGGGCGGTCAAAGCCGCAGCGGCCAGCACGAGATGGCAAGGCAGGTGGCCAGAGCCATCGAAAGCGGCGACCACCTCCTGGTGCAGGCCGGAACGGGGACCGGAAAGTCACTGGCCTACCTGATTCCGCTCATTGCTCACTCGCTCGTGAGCAACAAGCCCACGCTCGTGTCCACAGCCACACTTGCGCTGCAGACCCAGATTGTGGGGCGCGACCTTCCCCGGCTGCTGAAGACCATCACACCCGCCCTCGATCGCCCCGTCAAGGTGGCCCTTGTCAAGGGCCGCTCCAACTATGTGTGCCAGCATAAGCTCGTAGGCGGGTTCCCTTCTGAGGAACCCGCCGAGGGCCAGCTGTTCTCCCTCGGCGAGGACACCAGCGTCCCGCATTTCGCCGCCGCCTTGGGCGGGCCGTCGTCCCAGCTGGGGAAGGAAGTGGTGCGCCTGCGGGAGTGGGCGGAAAAGACCACCACGGGCGACCGTGATGAGCTGCTTCCCGGGGTAACGGACCGGGCCTGGCGGCAGGTGTCTGTGACGTCCATGGAATGCCTGGGCGCCCAAAAATGCCCCATGGCGGCCGAATGCTTCAGTGAACTGGCACGCCACGACGCCGCCGAGGCTGACGTGGTGGTCACCAACCATGCCATGCTCGCGGTCAGCGCCTTTGAAGGCCTCGCAGTGCTCCCCGAGTACGACGTTGTGGTGGTGGACGAGGCCCACGAATTGCAGGACCGTGTCACCGGTGCCGTGTCGGGGCAACTCTCCGTGGCAATGGTCCACGCTGCCGCGTCGGGCGCGCGCAAACACACGGCCATCACGGTGGATGCCCTCAACGCAGCTGCCGCCAACCTGGAACTCGCCCTGGCCGGGGTGCCCAACGGGCTGCTGCCCAACGGCCTCAACGACGAACAGCTGGACTGCGTGGACCAGTTGCGTGAGGCGTGCCGGGCTGCACTCTCTGATTCCAAGGGTGACGGCAGCCAAACGGCCGACGGCGGGCGGCAGCTCGCGCGCTCACGCCTGATGCTGATCCTCGAACTGTGTGAACGGCTCATTGTGGCCCGTGAGAACCGTGAAGTGGTGTGGTTTTCCCGCGCAAGTTCCTTCGACCCGCAACAGGGCTATGCCCAGCCCGACGAGTCTGCGCCAGCCCTGGTCAACATCGCGCCGCTCAGCGTTGCCGGAAAGCTCCGCGAAGGGCTGTTCGCCGGCCACACCGTGGTGCTGACCTCGGCCACGCTTGCCATCGGCTCAGCCTTTGAACCGGCCGCCGGCGGCCTGGGGCTGGTGGGGGAGGGCGCGCCGAGCTGGACCGGGATCGACGTCGGATCGCCGTTTGATTATCCCAAGCAGGGGATCCTCTACGTCGCAGGGCACCTGCCCAAGCCGGGCCGCGGGGCGTCGCCGGAGGCACTCGATGAACTTGAAGCGCTGATCCGGGCGTCCGGCGGCGGAGCCCTGTGTCTCTTTTCATCGCGCCGGGCCGCCGAGGAGGCCGCGGAGGCGATGCGTCCCAGGCTCGGCCTCAGCATTCTCTGCCAGGGCGACTCCACCATGACTGCCCTCGTGAAGCAGTTCGCGGACGAGCCCGATACCTGTCTCTTCGGAACCATGTCCCTCTGGCAGGGTGTGGATGTTCCGGGCGGATCATGCCGGCTCGTGGTGATCGACCGCATTCCGTTCCCGCGGCCGGACGATCCGCTGATGACAGCACGGTCCCGCGCCGTTGCGCAGGCCGGCGGAAACGGCTTTATGGCGGTATCGGCGACCCACGCGGCCATCCGCCTGGCCCAGGGCGCGGGCCGCCTGATCCGTTCCACCGGAGACAAAGGCGTGGTGGCCGTGCTTGATTCCCGGCTTGCCACCGAGCGCTACGCCGGATTCCTCCGCGCCGCGCTGCCGCCGTTCTGGCCCACCACGGACCGCAAGATAGCGTTTGCTGCCTTGGAAAGGCTGGCCGGGAAGGGCGCCTGACTGAACGTGGACACTGTGTGGTCCTGCAAAGGCAGGCCCCGCCCCTTGCTTGCCCTCGTCCTGGCCGAG
Proteins encoded:
- the dapF gene encoding diaminopimelate epimerase; this encodes MDATPEETTEPAFRPLGGLRFSKGHGTGNDFVLIADPDGVHTIDAGQVAALCDRHRGIGGDGLIRAVPSRYLSEGRELLLSSPEAEWFMDYRNGDGSLSEMCGNGVRVFVHFLRAEGLVDLPDGGVLTIGTRGGVKTVVRTGDSYAVDMGPWEFIFPGDATAKAMDSLVTADGLEVPRPALSVSMGNPHTVVALAELSELESTRLYTAPQVDPVPANGTNVEFVVPAEPLVHNGTGTVTMRVHERGVGETQSCGTGACAAAVAIRHWAGAEAPDSWQVNVPGGVVGVKFFAGAGGREHVELSGPAVIVATGTLS
- the miaB gene encoding tRNA (N6-isopentenyl adenosine(37)-C2)-methylthiotransferase MiaB, whose amino-acid sequence is MSLTIPSPASGTAPSADPALQQPRTYQVRTFGCQMNVHDSERMAGMLEAAGYVPASGEQADVVVFNTCAVRENADNKLYGNLGMLAPVKAANPGMQIAVGGCLAQKDRETILKKAPWVDAVFGTHNVGALPVLLDRARHNNEAQLEILESLDVFPSTLPTKRDSVYSGWVSISVGCNNTCTFCIVPALRGKEKDRRPGDILAEIQALVDDGAIEVTLLGQNVNSYGVEFGDRQAFSKLLRACGEIEGLERVRFTSPHPAAFTEDVIDAMAETPNVMPQLHMPLQSGSDKVLKDMKRSYRSTKFLGILDKVREKIPHAAISTDIIVGFPGETEEDFQATLDVVEQSRFATAFTFQYSKRPGTPAADLPDQLPKAVVQERFERLTALQDRIAAEENATQLGRRVEVMVTAHSGRKSEETHRLSGRSQDQRLVHFSVPEGAETPRPGDLVTVTITEAAAFHLVADPSVQDYSLRRSRAGDAWDRSQADSCGAPAPAAAGGAGRSGVSLGMPTLPVRSR
- a CDS encoding class I SAM-dependent methyltransferase, whose product is MESAHYFSASPAGPFARKPLTVELAGETRTLQTSGGIFSPDGIDKGTAVLLAEVPAPDPTGNLLDIGCGWGPIALTLALRAPHAKVYAVDVNERCITLTTENAALLSLGNVLASTPDAVDPELRFDTIWSNPPIRIGKDELHSLLKMWLPRLAPGGSAWLVVQKNLGSDSLQRWLSTELDSSFTVSRESTSKSFRILRVRKAFQ
- the hflX gene encoding GTPase HflX, producing the protein MTSQPNTGSDPAAQDMSPEEIQAVIDRILAKDVPARNLTAADGDKAVFGRAQAISRLDDEHTSYDGDQQDREERRALRRVAGLSTELEDVTEVEYRQLRLERVVLAGLWSEGTLADAENSLRELAALAETAGSEVLDGMVQRRAKPDPGTFLGSGKALELKEIVMATGADTVVVDAELAPSQRRSLEDIVKVKVIDRTALILDIFAQHAKSREGKAQVELAQLEYLLPRLRGWGESMSRQAGGQVGGAGAGMGSRGPGETKIELDRRRIRTRMAKLRREIAAMKPARETKRANRRRNSVPSVAIAGYTNAGKSSLLNRLTDAGVLVENALFATLDPTVRKAETSDGLGYTLADTVGFVRLLPTQLVEAFRSTLEEVADADLILHVVDVSHPDPEGQIAAVRKVFSEVDARKVPEIIVLNKADAADPFVVERLKQREPRHVVVSARTGQGIAELLQAISDGIPRPGVKLELLIPYDRGDLISKLHETDAEILSLDHGEHGTRALVMVREGLAAELESFINHD
- a CDS encoding ATP-dependent DNA helicase; amino-acid sequence: MTEVVAGEVKGTAGEQFVIELLDRAVTGMGGQSRSGQHEMARQVARAIESGDHLLVQAGTGTGKSLAYLIPLIAHSLVSNKPTLVSTATLALQTQIVGRDLPRLLKTITPALDRPVKVALVKGRSNYVCQHKLVGGFPSEEPAEGQLFSLGEDTSVPHFAAALGGPSSQLGKEVVRLREWAEKTTTGDRDELLPGVTDRAWRQVSVTSMECLGAQKCPMAAECFSELARHDAAEADVVVTNHAMLAVSAFEGLAVLPEYDVVVVDEAHELQDRVTGAVSGQLSVAMVHAAASGARKHTAITVDALNAAAANLELALAGVPNGLLPNGLNDEQLDCVDQLREACRAALSDSKGDGSQTADGGRQLARSRLMLILELCERLIVARENREVVWFSRASSFDPQQGYAQPDESAPALVNIAPLSVAGKLREGLFAGHTVVLTSATLAIGSAFEPAAGGLGLVGEGAPSWTGIDVGSPFDYPKQGILYVAGHLPKPGRGASPEALDELEALIRASGGGALCLFSSRRAAEEAAEAMRPRLGLSILCQGDSTMTALVKQFADEPDTCLFGTMSLWQGVDVPGGSCRLVVIDRIPFPRPDDPLMTARSRAVAQAGGNGFMAVSATHAAIRLAQGAGRLIRSTGDKGVVAVLDSRLATERYAGFLRAALPPFWPTTDRKIAFAALERLAGKGA
- a CDS encoding regulatory protein RecX, which gives rise to MARAIVLRQLTSSAKSRLQLARKLAERNIPEDVAEAVLDRFQEVRLIDDAEFADMWVRSRSQSRKLAKGALRRELADKGIDADTAAVALEQLSDADEEVAARLLVERKLRAGTDLSDRAERDKITRRLASMLGRKGYQRSQAFRIVGEVLDAQAETQTGAPDGPLDS
- the miaA gene encoding tRNA (adenosine(37)-N6)-dimethylallyltransferase MiaA, whose amino-acid sequence is MAQPPVIAVVGPTGSGKSDLSVNLALELDGEVINADAMQFYRGMDIGTAKITPAERKGVPHHLLDILDVTEEASVSVFQQQARSIVSGIHARGKRAILAGGSGLYVRAALDILEFPGTDPVLRGQLEAELEEVGRDVLLARLGDVDPVSAARVSDSRRIIRALEVHELTGRPFSSFMPQREYFQPAVQIGLAVDRDVLRERLAQRVHTMVDQGLLAEVRRLDAAGLRGGKTAPRALGYAQFLKVLDGGSTVAEAAEDTIVATRQFARRQLTWFRADPRIGWLDWRAPDLAAQAVALSR